DNA from Pirellulaceae bacterium:
TGTCCAAAACCCGGATAAGAAATTTGAGGCCTTGGTCAAGGCTGCCAATAAGCTGCAATCGAATTTCAAGAATTGGAAAGTGCGGTGGGGCGACATTTATCGCTTGCAGCGGCATCCGAATGTGGCCAATCTGATCGCCATCCCATTTAGCGACCGCAAGCCCAGCATTCCCTGTGCCGGCGCTCCCGGTCCACTGGGGATTGTGTTTACAGTCTACTATACACCCAGCATCTTTATTCCGCTGTTGCGCGAGACACGCAATCAATACGCGGTGGTTGGTGCGTCCTATTCTGGCGTGGTCGAATTTTCGAGTCAGGGAGTGCGTAGTAAGTCACTGCATAATTACGGCAGTAGCAGCGACCCGAATTCACCTCACTATTTCGATCAGGCTCAACTGATGTCCGAGAGTCGCATGAAAGACACCCTGTTCGACTGGCAGCAAATTCGCGCGCAGTCGCCGCGCAGCTATCATGCCGGCTCGGCAGCCTCAAGGTAGCTACCTACGGCAAAATTGGCACCCCCGTCGCTACGTTCGCTATAGAACTGTTCCCCAGTAGCTACTTTCGCCAGAGCGTGAAGCGCCCAGTGGTTGCAGCGTGCGCAGCAGCCACCGCCATTTGCGATAGTTTATGTTGGGAGATTCGTATACCCCAAGCACACTCAGGAGCCGACCGTGCAAAATAAGGCTCAGGAATTGCCAAAACTTATTGCCAAAACTCACCGTGACCTGGCGATGCTTATCGCAATGGACCGAACCTTAGTGTGGACGTCGGCTAGCAAATTTCTTCCCTAGAAAACGTCGCTGGGAAACGTTGCGGCGCCGGCCTGCTAAGCTGCGATGTTTGGGGGTTTTGGCGTTTGGTGTGTCGGCTGTGGCAAAGTTCGGACGAATCTGCGATTGCCAGCACCTAGTTTGCCCGTCATATTGGAGAGATGGTCGTTGGGCTGGATGCGCCAGGCGACTTTAACATGGGCTGGACCGAGCAGAGTTCTTGGCGGCCTAATTTTTTGGCTTGCCTATGTGAAAGGTTTCACAAACTAGCATGTTTCTGGCTGCAAAAGGGCGATTTATCGCGTATGCAGGAAGGTCGCTGGTGGGCAGGCGCGTCTGTTACAGCCACTGGAAAGTTAAAGGGCGGCAGTAATGGTTGAACGAATTGAGATTGGCCGCGGACTGAACATTCCCATTGAAGGTCAGCCCGCCGAGCACATGGATGCTATCGATACAGGTCGCGTTGGACTAGTCGGGGAAGACTATATCGGGATGCGTCCTACCATGCTGGTGGCCACTGGCGAGCGCGTCGAGGTTGGGCAACCTCTGTTGGAAGACAAGAAGACGCCGGGCGTACTGTTTACCAGTCCTATCGCCGGCAAAGTTGTAGAGATCAATCGAGGCGAGAAGCGGCTGTTTCAGTCGTTGGTCATCGAGCGCGATGGTCAGGCCAGTCGCTTGTTTGCCACTCATGAGGCAAGCCGACTTGAATCCCTGTCGCGCCAGCAGGTCGTCGACCAACTGGTGCAATCTGGACTGTGGACGGCGCTGCGTACGCGGCCATATTCTCGGATACCGGCGCCGCAATCGGTGCCTCACGCTGTGTTTATCAACGCGATGGATACCAATCCCCTGGCACCCAATCCGGATGCTATCATCCGTGAGCGTCGTGAAGAATTTGCTGCTGGTGTGCGCTTGGTTTCTCGGTTGACTGAGGGCAAGACCTACGTCTGTCGGCAGCCGGGCAGCGACGCACCGACCGACTTTGGCAGCCGAACTGTAATCGCTGAATTCGATGGTCCGCATCCGGCCGGTTTGGTCGGCACGCAGATGCATTTCTTGAGTCCGGTCAGCAGTAAACGCACCAATTGGCACTTGAATTATCAAGATGCGATTGCAATTGGGCATTTGTTCTTGAAT
Protein-coding regions in this window:
- a CDS encoding Na(+)-translocating NADH-quinone reductase subunit A codes for the protein MVERIEIGRGLNIPIEGQPAEHMDAIDTGRVGLVGEDYIGMRPTMLVATGERVEVGQPLLEDKKTPGVLFTSPIAGKVVEINRGEKRLFQSLVIERDGQASRLFATHEASRLESLSRQQVVDQLVQSGLWTALRTRPYSRIPAPQSVPHAVFINAMDTNPLAPNPDAIIRERREEFAAGVRLVSRLTEGKTYVCRQPGSDAPTDFGSRTVIAEFDGPHPAGLVGTQMHFLSPVSSKRTNWHLNYQDAIAIGHLFLNGKLDATRVISLAGPGVQKPRLIKTVWGASLDELTAGKLKDGVQRVVSGSVLCGRKLHSPCGFLGRYHLQVSVLLEGTAREFLGWQKPGFGKFSATRAFASAVVAAKRFALTTNLGGSERAMVPIGVYEKVMPLDLIPTLLLRSLISRDTGTAQELGCLELDEEDLALCTFVCPGKYDYGDILRDNLLRIEKEG